The Nitriliruptor alkaliphilus DSM 45188 genome includes a region encoding these proteins:
- a CDS encoding alpha/beta fold hydrolase yields the protein MPRIDPADLAHVGGPPIGEAVTLSDGASTDVHVAGPDDGAVVLLVAGLGQQRTAWPPEALAALHDAGYRTVGVDNRDVGRGHVHAGTPFDLPRGADGWPQAPYSLARMAADHVEVLDHLGIDRAHVLGVSMGGMIAQRIALSFPTRTASLTSVMSTTGARRVGQPTERAKPALTSVPPHGDRDAYVAYQVELQAIIGTSGAADPDRAAARARVAFARGVHEWGSARQLLAIRGDGDRTALLGGVSAPTLVLHGEDDPLIDVSGGHATAAAIPGARLVTIAGWGHDLPVSHLDRIVPPVLAHLARAG from the coding sequence GTGCCACGGATCGACCCGGCCGACCTCGCCCACGTCGGTGGCCCGCCCATCGGCGAGGCGGTGACGCTCTCGGACGGTGCATCGACGGACGTGCACGTCGCGGGTCCCGACGATGGCGCCGTCGTGCTGCTGGTCGCGGGGCTCGGTCAGCAACGCACCGCCTGGCCACCGGAGGCGCTCGCCGCCCTGCACGACGCCGGCTACCGCACCGTGGGGGTGGACAACCGCGACGTCGGTCGCGGTCACGTGCACGCGGGCACCCCCTTCGACCTGCCGCGGGGCGCGGACGGCTGGCCGCAGGCGCCGTACTCCCTCGCGCGCATGGCCGCCGACCACGTCGAGGTCCTCGACCACCTCGGCATCGACCGGGCGCACGTCCTCGGGGTCTCGATGGGCGGGATGATCGCGCAGCGCATCGCGCTGTCGTTCCCGACACGCACCGCATCGCTGACCTCGGTCATGTCGACCACCGGGGCGCGACGCGTCGGGCAGCCGACCGAGCGGGCCAAGCCGGCGCTGACCAGCGTCCCGCCGCACGGTGATCGCGACGCGTACGTCGCCTACCAGGTCGAGCTGCAGGCGATCATCGGCACGTCCGGTGCGGCCGACCCCGACCGCGCCGCCGCGCGTGCCCGGGTCGCCTTCGCCCGGGGGGTCCACGAGTGGGGTTCGGCGCGCCAGCTGCTGGCCATCCGCGGTGACGGGGACCGCACCGCGCTGCTCGGCGGCGTCTCCGCGCCGACCCTCGTGCTGCACGGCGAGGACGACCCGCTGATCGACGTCTCGGGCGGGCACGCCACCGCCGCGGCCATCCCGGGCGCACGGCTCGTGACCATCGCCGGATGGGGGCACGACCTGCCGGTCAGCCACCTCGATCGGATCGTGCCGCCGGTGCTCGCCCACCTCGCCCGGGCGGGTTGA
- a CDS encoding oxygenase MpaB family protein: MPRRTLVLLAGVGALSVLHARSRGRDDRHRARIAALDPDADHREIAHTLSAYEFPWDTETALSLALFRTFAVPTISRILLDSRAFTDDTRKRYDDTELLLAEVEEHGYDGDRGREALRRINRMHAAYPIRPIDLTYVLSTFVAEPRYWIERYGWREVTEAEHAAGWRYWRELAARMGVPGMPEDLDTFLAWNREFERAEFRYDPANHEVADATMTMYLSEIYGVPAPLLPAARQAALALLEPELVAALGYDEPPAWVRTAVHGALRARAHLLRWLVPPRTRPYRITEVSRPTYPFGYRIADLGTFPDADEAAKAGSRDGVLPSDMPAAVGFPT, translated from the coding sequence GTGCCGCGTCGTACCCTCGTGCTGCTCGCCGGGGTCGGTGCCCTGAGCGTGCTGCACGCGAGGTCGCGTGGCCGCGACGACCGCCACCGGGCCCGGATCGCGGCGCTCGACCCGGACGCCGACCACCGCGAGATCGCTCACACGCTGTCGGCGTACGAGTTCCCGTGGGACACCGAGACGGCGCTCAGCCTCGCCCTCTTCCGCACCTTCGCGGTGCCGACGATCAGCCGCATCCTGCTCGACTCCCGCGCCTTCACCGACGACACACGCAAGCGCTACGACGACACCGAGCTGCTGCTCGCCGAGGTCGAGGAGCACGGGTACGACGGCGACCGCGGTCGTGAGGCGCTCCGCCGCATCAACCGCATGCACGCCGCCTACCCGATCCGGCCGATCGACCTGACTTACGTGCTGTCGACGTTCGTGGCCGAGCCGCGGTACTGGATCGAGCGCTACGGCTGGCGTGAGGTGACCGAGGCCGAGCACGCCGCCGGCTGGCGCTACTGGCGCGAGCTCGCCGCGCGGATGGGGGTCCCCGGGATGCCGGAGGACCTCGACACGTTCCTGGCCTGGAACCGCGAGTTCGAGCGGGCGGAGTTCCGCTACGACCCGGCCAACCACGAGGTCGCGGACGCGACGATGACGATGTACCTCAGCGAGATCTACGGCGTGCCCGCACCGCTCCTGCCAGCCGCCCGTCAGGCGGCACTGGCGCTGCTCGAACCCGAACTGGTCGCCGCCCTCGGCTACGACGAGCCACCCGCGTGGGTCCGTACCGCCGTGCACGGCGCCCTCCGTGCCCGTGCCCACCTGCTGCGGTGGCTCGTCCCGCCGCGCACCCGCCCGTACCGCATCACCGAGGTGTCCCGTCCGACCTACCCCTTCGGCTACCGGATCGCGGACCTCGGGACCTTCCCCGACGCCGACGAGGCGGCCAAGGCCGGCAGCCGCGACGGTGTGCTGCCCAGCGACATGCCCGCCGCCGTGGGCTTCCCGACGTAG
- a CDS encoding AAA family ATPase — translation MPAEFTGVVDVRDRLTDAGYLVDASIETVVYLAERLGKPILVEGPAGVGKTELAKAVAEARDATLVRLQCYEGLDEAKALYEWNYKKQLLRITHARGGDAPVDGGEAWDEVEDDLFGEDYLMERPLLRALRATDDTVLLIDEVDKVDFEFEALLLEILSDFQVTIPELGTVTGTKHPFVVLTSNNSRELSEALKRRCLYLYLDYPTLERERDIVMSRVPEVPEALADQLVRIVRSLRQLELKKPPSISETLDWARTLLELGFDTIDEDVARGTMNVLLKYQQDVQKANQHLRISPRPEMN, via the coding sequence GTGCCTGCAGAGTTCACCGGCGTCGTCGACGTCCGGGACCGCCTCACCGACGCCGGTTACCTCGTCGACGCGTCGATCGAGACGGTCGTCTACCTCGCCGAGCGACTCGGCAAGCCCATCCTCGTCGAGGGGCCCGCCGGCGTCGGCAAGACCGAGCTGGCCAAGGCCGTCGCCGAGGCGCGCGACGCCACCCTCGTCCGCCTCCAGTGCTACGAGGGGCTCGACGAGGCCAAGGCGCTGTACGAGTGGAACTACAAGAAGCAGCTGCTGCGCATCACCCACGCCCGCGGCGGCGACGCGCCGGTCGACGGCGGTGAAGCCTGGGACGAAGTCGAGGACGACCTGTTCGGCGAGGACTACCTCATGGAGCGGCCGCTGCTGCGGGCGCTGCGAGCGACCGATGACACCGTCCTGCTGATCGACGAGGTCGACAAGGTCGACTTCGAGTTCGAGGCGCTGCTGCTCGAGATCCTCTCCGACTTCCAGGTCACCATCCCCGAGCTCGGGACCGTCACCGGGACCAAGCACCCGTTCGTGGTGCTGACCTCCAACAACAGTCGTGAGCTGTCCGAGGCCCTCAAGCGCCGCTGCCTCTACCTCTACCTCGACTACCCCACCCTCGAGCGCGAACGCGACATCGTCATGTCGCGCGTCCCCGAGGTGCCCGAGGCGCTCGCCGACCAGCTCGTTCGGATCGTCCGGTCGCTCCGGCAGCTCGAGCTGAAGAAGCCACCGTCCATCTCCGAGACCCTCGACTGGGCCCGCACCCTGCTCGAGCTCGGTTTCGACACCATCGACGAAGACGTCGCGCGAGGCACGATGAACGTGTTGCTGAAGTACCAGCAGGACGTGCAGAAGGCCAACCAGCACCTGCGTATCTCGCCCCGTCCCGAGATGAACTGA
- a CDS encoding vWA domain-containing protein: MSDQLSQVLAEGPPPVHGFLQRVLDFVAALRRAGVGATQSEAIDAVRTIGHLDLLDREQLREALAATCITTQTHRRAFDDLFELYFPARHADLDDTPDVTDGPEGEGQGDPDEYLRDLIDQLMAGGDESIRQYAREAVDRFGRVEGRDGGVSYFQYKVFRAVDLAQILRDLLSRRVEDEDQTTPLQERLWRDEFEARLRTFQQEVEAEIRRRAAAQRGVDQVADRMTRPPVEDLDFFHLSAEDQAQLRTQVRPLARKLATRVAVKRRHGKDGRLDVRKTVRRSLSTGGVPFEPTFKPRRPHKPELFIICDVSGSVASFARFTLMLVHTLQEQFSKVRSFAFIDTLDEVTALFDQSDATEAIKRMMVEAELVWLDGHSDYGHSLEKFHADHANDVTPRSTVIVLGDARNNYRQANAWVLQDLAKRARHLYWLNPEPIQFWDTGDSIAASYARYCEDMVEVRNLKQLARFVERIA; this comes from the coding sequence GTGTCCGACCAGCTGTCCCAGGTCCTCGCCGAGGGGCCGCCGCCCGTGCACGGCTTCCTCCAGCGCGTCCTCGACTTCGTGGCTGCGCTGCGTCGCGCAGGCGTCGGCGCCACCCAGTCCGAAGCCATCGACGCCGTCCGCACCATCGGTCACCTCGACCTGCTCGACCGCGAACAGCTGCGCGAAGCCCTCGCCGCGACCTGCATCACCACCCAGACCCACCGCCGCGCCTTCGACGACCTGTTCGAGCTGTACTTCCCGGCACGCCACGCCGACCTCGACGACACCCCCGACGTCACCGACGGCCCGGAGGGTGAGGGGCAGGGCGACCCCGACGAGTACCTGCGCGACCTGATCGACCAGCTCATGGCGGGCGGCGACGAGTCCATCCGCCAGTACGCCCGGGAAGCGGTCGACCGGTTCGGTCGCGTCGAGGGGCGCGACGGCGGCGTGTCCTACTTCCAGTACAAGGTCTTCCGCGCCGTCGACCTCGCCCAGATCCTGCGCGACCTGCTGTCACGCAGGGTCGAGGACGAGGACCAGACCACCCCCCTGCAAGAACGGCTCTGGCGCGACGAGTTCGAGGCGCGCCTGCGCACCTTCCAGCAGGAGGTCGAAGCCGAGATCCGCCGCCGCGCCGCCGCCCAACGCGGTGTCGACCAGGTCGCCGACCGCATGACCCGGCCACCCGTCGAGGACCTCGACTTCTTCCACCTCTCCGCCGAGGACCAGGCCCAGCTGCGCACCCAGGTCCGACCGCTCGCCCGCAAGCTCGCCACCCGCGTCGCCGTCAAGCGTCGCCACGGCAAGGACGGCCGGCTCGACGTGCGCAAGACGGTGCGGCGGTCGCTGTCCACGGGTGGGGTCCCGTTCGAGCCCACCTTCAAGCCACGCCGTCCCCACAAGCCCGAGCTGTTCATCATCTGCGACGTGTCCGGATCGGTCGCCTCGTTCGCCCGGTTCACGCTGATGCTGGTCCACACCCTCCAGGAACAGTTCAGCAAGGTGCGCTCGTTCGCGTTCATCGACACCCTCGACGAGGTCACCGCCCTCTTCGACCAGAGCGACGCCACCGAGGCCATCAAGCGCATGATGGTCGAGGCCGAGCTGGTCTGGCTCGACGGCCACTCCGACTACGGCCACAGCCTCGAGAAGTTCCACGCCGACCATGCCAACGACGTCACCCCCCGCTCCACCGTCATCGTCCTCGGCGACGCCCGCAACAACTACCGCCAGGCCAACGCCTGGGTCCTGCAGGACCTCGCCAAGCGCGCCCGCCACCTGTACTGGCTCAACCCCGAACCGATCCAGTTCTGGGACACCGGCGACTCCATCGCCGCCAGCTACGCGCGGTACTGCGAGGACATGGTGGAGGTCCGCAACCTCAAGCAGCTCGCCCGGTTCGTCGAGCGCATCGCGTAG
- a CDS encoding sensor histidine kinase, translating into MGLRVLTPASTTARGTVAAWYERQVQRWLRSQASALGAADRLEVAAGRVACEVWPRWLLPVEVLGLGGLGVLAVIELWESPVAVALLVAALVPWVAWDLDAPVPPWLLGTLTIVPFAVINLAGGQLGVSSLGDDGPMFTLALLALFAVHVGVLTARPAGLVALSVALLAIPAGRWLIEPTFTTVPVYLGALVLSLVAGALLGKQARLVFQLGAAQDALVDEATARERKRIAREVHDVIAHSMAVTMLHVTGARLANEQGRSDEVRAALLDAERLGRESLNEVRRTVGLLRDDTTSPTSEALPGTADVAELIATHRDVGMAVTARLDDGLDDVTGTVGLTAYRLVQESLTNAAKHAPNQPVDLDLALRDDEVVLRVVNALPHGAATEDHRSRGSGGGVGGGVGLRGMAERVAQLDGSLTFGPVDGRWDVVARLPVTDPSPVAP; encoded by the coding sequence GTGGGCCTGCGCGTCCTGACGCCGGCGTCGACGACCGCCCGCGGGACGGTGGCCGCGTGGTACGAGCGGCAGGTGCAGCGGTGGCTGCGCAGCCAGGCGAGCGCCCTCGGCGCTGCGGACCGGCTCGAGGTCGCGGCCGGTCGCGTCGCCTGCGAGGTGTGGCCCCGGTGGCTGCTGCCCGTCGAAGTGCTCGGCCTCGGCGGGCTCGGTGTGCTGGCCGTGATCGAGCTCTGGGAATCGCCGGTCGCCGTCGCGCTGCTGGTCGCCGCGCTCGTCCCGTGGGTGGCGTGGGACCTCGACGCTCCCGTGCCCCCCTGGCTGCTCGGGACCCTGACGATCGTGCCGTTCGCGGTGATCAACCTCGCTGGAGGTCAGCTCGGCGTCAGCTCGCTCGGCGACGACGGCCCGATGTTCACCCTGGCGTTGCTGGCCCTGTTCGCCGTGCACGTCGGTGTCCTGACGGCGCGTCCGGCGGGGCTGGTCGCCCTGTCGGTCGCGTTGCTGGCCATCCCGGCGGGCCGGTGGCTGATCGAGCCGACGTTCACGACCGTGCCCGTCTACCTCGGCGCGCTGGTGCTGTCGCTGGTCGCCGGCGCGCTGCTCGGCAAGCAGGCACGGCTGGTGTTCCAGCTGGGGGCCGCTCAGGACGCGCTGGTCGACGAGGCCACGGCCCGCGAACGCAAGCGGATCGCCCGCGAGGTCCACGACGTGATCGCCCACTCCATGGCGGTCACGATGCTGCACGTCACCGGCGCCCGTCTGGCCAACGAGCAGGGACGCAGCGACGAGGTCCGGGCGGCCCTGCTCGACGCCGAACGGCTCGGTCGGGAGAGCTTGAACGAGGTCCGTCGCACCGTCGGGTTGCTGCGCGACGACACGACCAGTCCGACGTCCGAGGCGCTCCCCGGGACCGCCGACGTCGCCGAGCTGATCGCCACCCACCGCGACGTCGGGATGGCGGTGACCGCACGTCTCGACGACGGGCTCGACGACGTGACCGGCACCGTCGGCCTGACGGCGTACCGCCTCGTCCAGGAGTCGTTGACCAACGCGGCCAAGCACGCACCGAACCAGCCGGTCGACCTCGACCTCGCACTCCGGGACGACGAGGTCGTGCTCCGGGTCGTCAACGCCTTGCCGCACGGCGCTGCGACCGAGGATCATCGCTCGCGTGGGTCCGGTGGGGGCGTGGGTGGGGGTGTGGGGCTGCGCGGGATGGCCGAACGGGTCGCGCAGCTCGACGGATCGTTGACGTTCGGCCCGGTCGACGGTCGCTGGGATGTCGTCGCGAGGCTGCCGGTCACCGACCCGTCCCCGGTGGCACCGTGA
- a CDS encoding response regulator: MIRVLVVDDQPLVRVGVSRILGTDPDLEVVGECADGDEVVGATLQLVPDVVLMDVRMRRVDGVQATRDLRALEDPPPVLVLTTFGDDDTVAATLSAGAAGFVLKDAPGEELIRATRTVAEGGAWLDPAVTAGVIDAYRTRLLPQRRDRALMGELTPREREVLELVARGCNNQEVAAALVVSEATVKSHIGHILDKLQVRDRAAAIVAAYEHGVVVPGERPPADRPGARP, encoded by the coding sequence GTGATCCGGGTCCTCGTCGTCGACGACCAACCGCTGGTGCGCGTCGGGGTCAGCCGCATCCTCGGCACCGACCCGGACCTGGAGGTCGTGGGGGAGTGCGCCGACGGGGACGAGGTCGTCGGCGCCACCCTCCAGCTCGTGCCGGACGTGGTGCTGATGGACGTGCGGATGCGGCGGGTCGACGGTGTGCAGGCGACCCGGGATCTCCGCGCCCTCGAGGACCCGCCCCCGGTGCTGGTGCTGACCACGTTCGGTGATGACGACACCGTGGCGGCCACCCTGTCCGCCGGCGCCGCCGGGTTCGTGCTCAAGGACGCGCCGGGCGAGGAGCTCATCCGGGCGACCAGGACCGTCGCCGAGGGCGGCGCGTGGCTCGACCCGGCCGTCACCGCCGGGGTCATCGACGCCTACCGGACCCGGCTGCTGCCGCAGCGCCGGGACCGGGCCCTGATGGGCGAGCTGACCCCACGCGAACGTGAGGTCCTCGAGCTCGTGGCCCGCGGCTGCAACAACCAGGAGGTCGCCGCCGCGCTCGTCGTCAGCGAGGCCACCGTCAAGTCCCACATCGGCCACATCCTCGACAAGCTGCAGGTCCGTGACCGTGCCGCCGCCATCGTCGCCGCCTACGAGCACGGCGTCGTCGTGCCCGGTGAACGGCCGCCAGCCGACCGACCAGGAGCCCGACCGTGA
- a CDS encoding cytochrome P450 gives MTSPSDAVTDTTGAAANDAAAAQGRPVPGPSVGASVRGLVAMQRDVVGWVHDQRLEHGDVFAARFPRRVPGLPSMVVYACEPAAVREILTDTRRFVKGSPVYDEMSAALGEGLLTSEGETWRGQRRTLQPLFTRKRIDDYTEAFLAATTVVGDGWEGRTEVELVDEMEKVTLGSVSRALFGTDATAEVAPIVDATDQLSQITVQRGLSPVTLPRWVPTPGNRRLVRLEEDLRARTARIVAEAAARSEGRDDLVARLLEACDPETGAELDHQQILEQALVFLLAGYDTTSTALAFTLHELGARPDLQAAVRVEIEQVVGDRQPTAEDAGRLDLTRRCLLEAMRLHPPAYITSRTTTVDTTIDGYRIPAGAVVTPVFGELHRNATYWPDPERFDPDRFLPDAVEERDRYAYLPFGGGPRSCIGERFAMLEASLALAVLLRRWQVTTDGGAIPMRYGITQRADAPVRAELTPA, from the coding sequence GTGACCTCGCCGTCCGACGCTGTCACCGACACCACCGGCGCCGCCGCGAACGATGCCGCCGCCGCCCAGGGCCGTCCGGTCCCCGGACCGAGCGTCGGCGCGTCCGTGCGGGGTCTGGTCGCGATGCAGCGTGACGTCGTCGGGTGGGTCCACGACCAGCGTCTCGAGCACGGCGACGTCTTCGCGGCGCGGTTCCCCCGCCGCGTCCCCGGACTGCCGTCGATGGTGGTCTACGCGTGCGAGCCGGCAGCGGTCCGCGAGATCCTGACCGACACGCGACGGTTCGTGAAGGGCTCGCCGGTCTACGACGAGATGTCGGCGGCCCTCGGCGAGGGACTGCTCACCAGCGAGGGGGAGACCTGGCGGGGACAGCGTCGCACCCTCCAGCCGCTGTTCACCCGCAAGCGCATCGACGACTACACCGAGGCGTTCCTGGCGGCGACGACCGTCGTCGGTGACGGGTGGGAGGGGCGTACCGAGGTCGAGCTCGTCGACGAGATGGAGAAGGTGACGCTCGGGTCGGTCAGCCGCGCGCTGTTCGGCACCGATGCCACCGCCGAGGTCGCCCCCATCGTCGACGCGACCGACCAGCTGTCGCAGATCACCGTCCAGCGCGGTTTGTCGCCGGTCACCCTGCCGCGGTGGGTGCCGACGCCGGGCAACCGGCGACTGGTACGGCTCGAGGAGGACCTGCGGGCCCGGACCGCGCGGATCGTCGCGGAGGCAGCGGCGCGCTCCGAGGGACGTGACGACCTCGTGGCCCGCCTCCTCGAGGCGTGCGACCCGGAGACCGGCGCCGAGCTCGACCACCAGCAGATCCTCGAGCAGGCGCTGGTCTTCCTGCTGGCCGGGTACGACACCACCAGCACGGCGCTGGCCTTCACCCTGCACGAACTCGGCGCTCGGCCGGACCTGCAAGCGGCGGTCCGCGTGGAGATCGAGCAGGTCGTGGGGGACCGGCAGCCGACGGCCGAGGACGCGGGCCGGCTGGACCTCACCCGCCGCTGCCTCCTCGAAGCGATGCGCTTGCACCCGCCGGCCTACATCACCAGCCGCACCACCACCGTCGACACCACGATCGACGGCTACCGGATCCCGGCGGGCGCGGTGGTCACCCCCGTCTTCGGCGAGCTGCACCGCAACGCCACCTACTGGCCCGACCCCGAACGGTTCGACCCGGACCGGTTCCTGCCGGACGCGGTCGAGGAGCGGGACCGCTACGCCTACCTGCCCTTCGGCGGCGGGCCCCGGTCCTGCATCGGGGAGCGCTTCGCCATGCTCGAGGCGAGCCTGGCCCTCGCGGTCCTGCTGCGGCGGTGGCAGGTGACCACCGACGGTGGCGCCATCCCCATGCGGTACGGCATCACCCAACGCGCCGACGCCCCCGTCCGTGCCGAGCTCACCCCCGCGTGA
- a CDS encoding GNAT family N-acetyltransferase → MKRDVERQVLKILGPSDLDELLQLYTHLHRNDETLDPGTAQDRWGEILGMPGHTVFGVRLDDELIGSCILQTVPNLTRGGRPYAVMENVVVRADHRARGVGTAMVRSALSEAWKAGCYKVMLLTGTDNRHTRHFYEHAGFDGTAKRGYVAKP, encoded by the coding sequence GTGAAGCGCGACGTGGAGAGACAGGTGCTCAAGATTCTGGGCCCGAGCGACCTCGACGAGTTGTTGCAGCTCTACACCCATCTTCACCGCAACGACGAAACCCTGGATCCCGGGACGGCCCAGGACCGCTGGGGTGAGATTCTGGGGATGCCCGGACACACCGTGTTCGGAGTACGCCTCGACGACGAACTGATCGGAAGCTGCATCCTGCAGACCGTGCCGAACCTGACTCGCGGCGGACGTCCATATGCGGTGATGGAGAACGTGGTCGTCCGAGCCGACCACAGGGCACGAGGAGTGGGAACGGCCATGGTTCGAAGCGCCCTAAGCGAGGCATGGAAGGCCGGCTGCTACAAGGTCATGTTGTTGACTGGCACCGACAACCGGCACACCCGCCACTTCTACGAGCACGCTGGCTTCGACGGAACCGCGAAGCGTGGCTACGTAGCAAAGCCGTGA
- a CDS encoding GNAT family N-acetyltransferase, which translates to MDDASMKRVNTAQRRALSEWVGERPDTVLAIHALASGAGRIWLEGTPDTPHAVLVESALVPAEPQGFGDPDGLLELLEHADSWQCIEVDGETAASMRERFAQRWGDAPEVVDVIHVLDGVPPEIAHPLVRPLRPSEIREFEANAAHRQLLPAGDLVEAAAAAGRLHAVISGDRLLGQGSSFASGERYADVGVAVDPAYRRQRIATAAAAQTCRQLVTEVLVPVWGAGSHNTASLRIAARLGFQEVSRLTYLVRGR; encoded by the coding sequence ATGGACGACGCCTCGATGAAGCGCGTGAACACCGCCCAACGGCGAGCGCTGTCCGAGTGGGTCGGGGAGCGGCCCGACACCGTGCTCGCCATCCACGCGCTTGCGTCGGGAGCTGGCCGCATCTGGTTGGAGGGAACGCCTGACACGCCGCATGCGGTCCTCGTCGAGTCGGCGCTGGTCCCGGCAGAGCCCCAAGGATTCGGTGACCCCGATGGGCTCCTCGAGCTTCTCGAACATGCCGATTCCTGGCAGTGCATCGAGGTCGATGGCGAGACAGCGGCATCGATGCGAGAGCGGTTCGCGCAGCGGTGGGGCGATGCTCCCGAGGTCGTCGACGTCATCCACGTGCTCGACGGCGTGCCGCCCGAGATCGCCCATCCGCTCGTGCGGCCCCTGCGCCCCTCCGAGATCCGCGAGTTCGAGGCGAACGCAGCCCATCGCCAGCTGCTACCTGCAGGCGATCTCGTCGAGGCCGCGGCCGCGGCGGGACGGCTGCATGCGGTGATCTCCGGCGACAGGCTCCTGGGCCAGGGCAGCTCCTTCGCCTCAGGTGAACGATACGCCGACGTGGGCGTCGCGGTGGATCCCGCCTACCGGCGGCAGCGCATCGCGACCGCGGCAGCAGCACAGACCTGCCGACAGCTCGTCACTGAAGTGCTGGTCCCCGTCTGGGGGGCCGGCTCACACAACACGGCCTCGCTTCGGATCGCAGCAAGGCTTGGCTTCCAGGAGGTGTCACGTCTCACCTACCTCGTCCGAGGTCGCTGA
- a CDS encoding DUF6869 domain-containing protein yields the protein MQEDEGWGAGDLALYWRYVATFRETASRSERLWREASEVPIAAFLADQTSPSATPSEAVWETVMLLIETAPDDDALCWLGAGPVEDLAVHHGNAFIDQFVLAGRRDPRFRAALRCAWLDGASEQVRVALESLRSDR from the coding sequence ATGCAAGAGGATGAAGGCTGGGGGGCGGGGGACCTGGCGCTGTACTGGCGCTACGTCGCAACGTTCCGCGAAACTGCGTCGCGCTCAGAACGGTTGTGGCGCGAAGCCAGCGAGGTTCCGATCGCAGCGTTTCTTGCTGACCAGACCAGCCCTTCCGCGACCCCGTCCGAGGCCGTCTGGGAGACAGTCATGCTGCTCATCGAGACCGCGCCGGATGACGACGCGCTGTGTTGGCTCGGTGCTGGCCCGGTCGAGGACCTTGCCGTCCATCACGGCAACGCGTTCATCGACCAGTTCGTGCTTGCTGGGCGGCGCGATCCACGGTTCCGGGCTGCGCTTCGCTGTGCCTGGCTGGACGGAGCCTCAGAACAGGTTCGAGTCGCACTCGAGAGCCTCCGAAGCGACCGGTAG
- a CDS encoding TIGR03560 family F420-dependent LLM class oxidoreductase — MRIDLMIAGQESVTWPQWLALAQAAEQAGIEGLFRSDHYASMQDRPERSSLDAWTTIAALAAVTSRIRLGTLVSPTTFRHPSVLAKSAVTADHISGGRIELGIGAGWHAGEHRTYGLPFPDTRTRYDRFAEQVEIIARQLAGERFDFDGEHYQLTGCRPNPVPVQPQLPIIVGGRAGERGAQLAARWADEYNTAFPTIAEARHRKDAVDRACEHLDREALPFSIMTGCILGRDEDEIRQRATRFMQQSGTAGDVTAWLDDLRNTWIIGTPDEAAEQLRGYAAAGVTRAFLRHQLHDDIDMLDLIAQLATQLAGS; from the coding sequence ATGCGGATCGACCTGATGATCGCCGGCCAGGAGAGCGTGACCTGGCCACAGTGGCTCGCCCTCGCGCAGGCCGCCGAACAGGCAGGCATCGAGGGGCTGTTCCGCTCCGACCACTACGCCTCGATGCAGGACCGTCCCGAGCGCAGCTCGCTGGACGCCTGGACCACCATCGCCGCGCTCGCTGCGGTCACCTCCCGGATCCGGCTGGGCACGCTCGTGTCACCGACCACCTTCCGGCACCCCTCCGTGCTCGCCAAGAGCGCGGTCACCGCCGACCACATCTCCGGCGGACGGATCGAGCTCGGCATCGGTGCCGGCTGGCACGCTGGCGAGCACCGCACCTACGGCCTGCCGTTCCCCGACACCCGAACGCGCTACGACCGCTTCGCCGAACAGGTCGAGATCATCGCCCGGCAGCTCGCCGGAGAACGTTTCGACTTCGACGGCGAGCACTACCAACTCACAGGCTGCCGCCCGAATCCCGTTCCGGTGCAGCCGCAGCTGCCCATCATCGTGGGCGGCCGTGCCGGCGAGCGCGGCGCACAACTGGCCGCCCGTTGGGCAGACGAGTACAACACCGCCTTCCCCACCATCGCCGAAGCGCGCCACCGCAAGGACGCGGTCGACCGTGCCTGCGAACATCTCGACCGCGAGGCGCTGCCGTTCTCGATCATGACCGGCTGCATCCTCGGTCGCGATGAGGACGAGATCCGTCAGCGCGCGACCCGATTCATGCAGCAGTCCGGCACGGCCGGCGACGTCACCGCCTGGCTCGACGACCTGCGCAACACCTGGATCATCGGCACCCCCGACGAAGCCGCCGAACAGCTACGCGGCTACGCAGCCGCAGGCGTCACCCGAGCGTTCCTGCGACATCAACTCCACGACGACATCGACATGCTCGACCTCATCGCGCAGCTCGCGACCCAACTCGCGGGAAGCTGA
- a CDS encoding helix-turn-helix domain-containing protein — translation MTTYQVTATRDGDWWSLVAHDVQGREVASQSRRLDQADAAIRDAIALVLDVEHDAFEVDITPELKRVAVSDETLEVLALRRELAELSDRARRRTPAAVAELRAAGLTVRDVAQLLGVTPSRVSQIEKHPLANSA, via the coding sequence ATGACCACCTACCAGGTCACCGCCACTCGTGACGGCGACTGGTGGTCGCTGGTGGCACACGACGTCCAGGGACGTGAGGTCGCCTCACAGTCGCGCCGGCTCGACCAGGCAGATGCCGCCATCCGCGACGCGATCGCGCTGGTCCTCGACGTTGAACACGACGCGTTCGAGGTAGACATCACGCCGGAGCTGAAGCGCGTCGCGGTCTCCGACGAGACCCTCGAGGTCCTCGCCCTTCGCCGTGAACTGGCTGAGCTCAGCGACCGAGCACGCCGCCGGACCCCTGCAGCGGTCGCCGAACTCCGCGCAGCTGGGCTGACGGTCCGCGATGTCGCGCAACTCCTCGGCGTCACGCCCTCGCGGGTCTCCCAGATCGAGAAGCACCCCCTGGCCAACTCGGCCTAA